A genomic segment from Paraburkholderia hayleyella encodes:
- a CDS encoding carbohydrate kinase family protein, translating into MATLICGSLAYDNIMTFEGRFREHILPEQVHILNVSFLVPTMRREFGGCAGNIGYALHLLGGDARIMATLGAVDAARYLERLDDLGLAQTYVRVLPETYSAQAMITTDLENNQITAFHPGAMMQSHLNRADEAEGITLGIVAPDGYDGMVQHSEQFAAAGVPFIFDPGQGLPLFDGATLRRMIELATYVAVNDYEAKLVSNKTGWSIEEIASKVDALIITLGEHGAQIHHAGGIEDIPPVTAQQVLDPTGCGDAFRGGLLYGIENKLGWATTGRLASLMGALKIEHQGPQNYAPSRTGINERFRQAFGYDLPSSDAA; encoded by the coding sequence TTGGCTACGCTCATTTGCGGCTCGCTCGCCTACGACAACATCATGACTTTCGAAGGCCGTTTTCGGGAGCATATTCTGCCGGAACAGGTCCATATCCTGAACGTGAGTTTTCTCGTACCGACGATGCGCCGCGAATTCGGTGGATGCGCAGGCAATATCGGTTACGCACTCCATCTGCTGGGTGGCGATGCCCGCATCATGGCGACGCTCGGCGCAGTGGATGCCGCCCGTTACCTTGAGCGGCTCGACGACCTTGGTCTCGCGCAAACGTACGTTCGCGTGCTGCCTGAAACATATTCGGCACAAGCGATGATTACCACCGATCTCGAAAATAACCAGATCACCGCATTCCACCCTGGCGCAATGATGCAATCGCATCTGAACCGGGCCGATGAAGCAGAGGGCATCACACTGGGTATCGTCGCGCCTGACGGTTATGACGGCATGGTCCAGCACTCCGAGCAATTCGCGGCTGCAGGCGTGCCCTTCATCTTCGATCCAGGCCAGGGGCTGCCGCTCTTCGACGGTGCAACGCTGCGCCGCATGATTGAACTTGCCACTTACGTCGCGGTCAACGATTACGAAGCCAAACTGGTCAGCAACAAAACCGGCTGGTCGATCGAAGAAATCGCCAGCAAAGTCGATGCGCTGATCATCACACTCGGTGAGCATGGCGCTCAAATTCATCATGCGGGCGGCATCGAAGACATTCCGCCGGTGACAGCCCAGCAGGTGCTTGATCCAACCGGTTGCGGCGATGCTTTTCGTGGCGGCCTGTTGTACGGAATCGAGAACAAGCTCGGCTGGGCGACTACCGGACGTCTCGCCAGCCTGATGGGCGCACTGAAAATCGAGCATCAGGGGCCGCAAAACTACGCGCCTTCGCGCACCGGGATCAACGAACGGTTCAGGCAGGCCTTCGGTTACGACCTGCCGTCATCCGATGCAGCTTGA
- a CDS encoding glycine zipper 2TM domain-containing protein: protein MKISTRLIAAVLIGGSLVMSGCATNSSSADVYTASQAMREETVRMGTVESVRGVKISSNNGQSSGLGVLGGGALGAVAGSAIGGGRGSIVTGIVGGLAGAVAGNALENSMATRNGLEITVRLDNGDIRAITQTATGEVFRAGERVRLLSSGGVTRVTH, encoded by the coding sequence ATGAAAATATCAACTCGCCTCATCGCAGCCGTCCTGATTGGCGGCTCACTCGTCATGTCGGGATGTGCCACGAACAGCAGCTCTGCCGATGTCTATACGGCATCGCAAGCCATGCGTGAAGAAACCGTCCGGATGGGCACCGTCGAGAGCGTGCGCGGCGTGAAAATCAGTTCGAACAATGGCCAGTCCAGTGGGCTGGGAGTGCTGGGCGGCGGCGCACTGGGCGCAGTCGCAGGCAGCGCCATCGGCGGTGGGCGGGGCTCAATTGTGACGGGGATCGTCGGTGGGCTCGCGGGCGCGGTCGCAGGCAATGCCCTTGAGAACAGCATGGCCACGCGCAATGGGCTGGAAATCACCGTGCGTCTGGATAACGGCGATATTCGCGCCATCACGCAAACCGCAACAGGCGAAGTGTTCCGCGCCGGCGAGCGTGTCCGCCTGCTCTCCAGCGGTGGCGTGACTCGCGTGACGCACTAG
- a CDS encoding MFS transporter yields MISARLDRLPPTRSIWNLVILLSLGFFFELYDLLYTGYIAPGIVKSGLLTSTTSGLFGTTGIASFIAALFAGLFIGTMACGFLADRFGRRTVFTWSLLWYVAANVVMAFQHTANGLNFWRFIAGIGIGVELVTIGTYISELVPRQIRGRAFACEQAVGFMAVPVVAFLSYLLVPRTLLGLDGWRWVVLLGAHGALFVWWIRRALPESPRWLAQQGRLAEAEHVMSQLEAKVSREYKRQCGRELPPPAPPTPVAPRGSFRDMWVPPYRGRTVMMTIFNIFQTVGFYGFANWVPTLLVKQGITITTSLMYSSVIALAAPLGPILGLFIGDRFERKTLIVMMAAVNIVCGLWFSQVASAVMLVSLGVCLTLASNIMSYSFHAYQAELFPTRIRARAVGFVYSWSRFSAIFTAFLIASVLKHFGTSGVFVFIAGAMVIVMLAIGLMGPRTKGLELEKISP; encoded by the coding sequence ATGATCTCAGCACGGCTCGACCGGCTACCTCCGACGCGGAGCATCTGGAACCTGGTGATTCTGCTGAGCCTGGGGTTTTTCTTCGAGCTGTACGACCTGCTTTATACCGGCTACATCGCGCCCGGCATCGTAAAGAGCGGTCTGTTGACATCCACCACGTCCGGCCTCTTTGGAACGACGGGTATCGCCAGCTTTATCGCCGCGTTGTTTGCGGGGCTCTTCATTGGCACGATGGCGTGTGGCTTTCTCGCCGACAGGTTCGGACGGCGCACCGTCTTTACCTGGTCACTGCTCTGGTATGTCGCAGCCAATGTCGTGATGGCCTTCCAGCACACGGCTAACGGCCTTAACTTCTGGCGTTTCATTGCCGGCATTGGCATTGGCGTCGAACTCGTGACGATCGGCACTTATATCTCCGAACTAGTGCCCAGGCAAATTCGCGGCCGCGCCTTCGCCTGCGAGCAAGCCGTGGGCTTTATGGCCGTGCCCGTGGTGGCCTTTCTGTCTTATTTGCTGGTGCCACGCACGCTCCTTGGCCTCGACGGCTGGCGCTGGGTGGTCTTGCTAGGGGCGCACGGTGCGCTCTTTGTCTGGTGGATCCGGCGTGCCTTGCCGGAAAGCCCGCGCTGGCTCGCGCAACAAGGGCGCCTCGCGGAAGCCGAGCATGTCATGAGCCAGCTTGAAGCCAAGGTAAGCCGCGAATACAAACGCCAATGCGGACGCGAGCTGCCACCGCCGGCCCCACCCACCCCCGTCGCACCGCGCGGCAGCTTCCGCGATATGTGGGTACCGCCCTACCGGGGCCGCACGGTGATGATGACAATCTTCAATATCTTCCAGACAGTCGGCTTCTACGGCTTTGCCAACTGGGTGCCAACGCTGCTCGTCAAACAAGGCATTACGATCACCACGAGCCTGATGTACTCAAGCGTGATCGCGCTTGCCGCACCGCTCGGTCCGATACTGGGGCTTTTTATCGGCGACCGCTTCGAGCGTAAAACACTCATCGTGATGATGGCAGCCGTGAATATCGTCTGCGGGCTCTGGTTCAGCCAGGTCGCCAGCGCGGTGATGCTGGTGAGCCTGGGCGTATGTCTCACGCTGGCAAGCAACATCATGTCGTACAGCTTCCACGCGTATCAGGCTGAACTCTTTCCAACTCGTATTCGTGCCCGGGCGGTGGGCTTCGTTTATTCATGGAGCCGGTTTTCAGCGATTTTCACGGCGTTTCTGATCGCTTCGGTACTGAAGCACTTCGGCACTTCCGGTGTTTTCGTGTTCATCGCCGGGGCGATGGTGATCGTGATGCTGGCGATTGGCTTGATGGGACCGCGCACGAAGGGCCTTGAGCTGGAAAAGATATCGCCCTAG
- a CDS encoding histone H1-like DNA-binding protein, whose product MALAKKKPAAKKAAVKKVAVKKAAPAKKVAAKNVAVKKVAAKKVAVKKVAAKKAVPAKKVAAKKVAVKKVAVKKAAPAKKAVVKKVAAKKVAVKKVAVKKVAAKKAAPAKKAAVKKVAAKKVAVKKVAAKKAAPAKKVAAKKAPAKKVAAKKAVAKKAAPAKKAVAKKAVAPAKKAAAPAKKAAPAKKAAPAKKAAAPAKKAVAKKAAPAVAAPATSGVSASTVKTTLNPAAAWPFPTGSRP is encoded by the coding sequence ATGGCACTTGCCAAGAAAAAACCTGCCGCCAAAAAGGCAGCAGTAAAAAAGGTTGCTGTAAAGAAGGCTGCGCCAGCGAAGAAAGTCGCGGCGAAGAACGTCGCCGTGAAGAAGGTTGCAGCAAAGAAAGTCGCGGTGAAAAAAGTCGCTGCCAAAAAAGCGGTACCTGCGAAGAAAGTAGCGGCGAAGAAAGTCGCCGTGAAGAAGGTCGCAGTTAAAAAAGCGGCTCCGGCGAAGAAAGCCGTGGTGAAAAAGGTTGCTGCAAAGAAAGTCGCCGTGAAGAAGGTCGCCGTGAAGAAAGTCGCAGCCAAAAAAGCGGCTCCGGCGAAGAAGGCTGCGGTGAAAAAAGTTGCAGCGAAAAAAGTCGCGGTGAAAAAGGTCGCTGCCAAAAAAGCTGCGCCAGCCAAGAAAGTCGCTGCTAAAAAAGCGCCTGCCAAGAAAGTCGCTGCCAAAAAAGCCGTTGCCAAAAAAGCTGCGCCAGCGAAGAAGGCTGTAGCGAAGAAGGCTGTCGCTCCAGCGAAGAAAGCAGCGGCTCCGGCAAAGAAGGCTGCTCCGGCAAAGAAAGCCGCACCGGCGAAAAAGGCTGCAGCACCTGCAAAGAAGGCCGTAGCAAAGAAAGCCGCGCCTGCAGTTGCAGCGCCTGCTACCTCGGGCGTGTCTGCATCGACGGTAAAGACGACGTTGAATCCGGCTGCTGCATGGCCGTTTCCGACGGGCAGCAGGCCGTAA
- a CDS encoding ribonucleotide-diphosphate reductase subunit beta produces MLNWDDEITAATPSAKVPADVLHSAEAMRPAHQAPSAQDVFSNDIAVAPHALAAVSEARVNVADKRIINGQTDVNQLVPFKYKWAWEKYLAGCANHWMPQEINMSRDIALWKDPNGLTEDERRVVKRNLGFFVTADSLAANNIVLGTYRHITAPECRQFLLRQAFEEAIHTHAYQYIVESLGLDEGEIFNAYHEVDSIRAKDEFLIPFIHTLTDPSFKTGTLDADQKLLKSLIVFACVMEGLFFYVGFTQILALGRQNKMTGAAEQYQYILRDESMHCNFGIDLINQIKLENPHLWTAEFRAEIREIFKHAVDLEYRYAEDTMPRGVLGLNASMFKSYLRFICNRRCQQIGLDPLFPNEENPFPWMSEMIDLKKERNFFETRVIEYQTGGALSWE; encoded by the coding sequence ATGCTCAACTGGGATGACGAGATTACTGCGGCAACACCTTCAGCCAAAGTGCCAGCCGATGTGCTGCACAGCGCTGAAGCAATGCGGCCCGCTCATCAGGCTCCCTCGGCTCAGGACGTTTTTTCGAACGATATCGCTGTTGCGCCACATGCGCTGGCTGCGGTTAGTGAAGCACGGGTCAACGTCGCCGACAAACGCATCATCAATGGCCAGACTGACGTCAATCAGCTGGTGCCATTCAAATACAAATGGGCGTGGGAAAAATATCTGGCGGGCTGCGCCAATCACTGGATGCCCCAGGAAATCAATATGTCCCGCGACATCGCGCTCTGGAAAGACCCGAACGGTCTGACCGAAGATGAGCGCCGCGTCGTCAAGCGCAACCTGGGTTTCTTCGTGACGGCTGATTCGCTGGCGGCGAACAACATTGTGCTGGGCACTTACCGCCACATCACCGCGCCCGAGTGCCGCCAGTTCCTGCTGCGTCAGGCATTCGAAGAAGCTATTCACACGCACGCGTATCAATATATTGTCGAATCGCTGGGGCTGGATGAAGGCGAGATTTTCAACGCCTACCATGAAGTTGACTCAATCCGCGCGAAAGACGAATTCCTGATTCCGTTCATCCATACGCTGACCGATCCCTCTTTCAAGACTGGCACGCTTGATGCAGACCAGAAGCTGCTTAAATCGCTGATCGTCTTCGCCTGTGTGATGGAAGGCTTGTTCTTCTACGTCGGTTTTACACAAATCCTGGCGCTGGGCCGCCAGAACAAGATGACCGGTGCGGCTGAGCAGTACCAGTACATCTTGCGTGACGAATCGATGCACTGCAATTTCGGCATCGACCTGATCAACCAGATCAAATTGGAAAATCCGCATCTCTGGACGGCTGAGTTCCGTGCGGAAATTCGTGAAATATTCAAACACGCAGTGGATCTCGAATATCGCTACGCCGAAGATACGATGCCGCGCGGGGTGCTCGGCCTGAACGCGTCGATGTTCAAAAGCTACTTGCGCTTCATTTGCAATCGCCGTTGTCAGCAGATCGGCCTCGATCCCCTGTTTCCCAACGAAGAAAACCCGTTTCCGTGGATGAGCGAAATGATTGACCTGAAGAAGGAGCGCAACTTCTTCGAAACGCGCGTCATTGAATATCAGACCGGTGGTGCCCTGAGCTGGGAATAG
- a CDS encoding ribonucleoside-diphosphate reductase subunit alpha produces the protein MQTTDNATTRYEGASMGHATGVQMPDESSASQVTFADYKVIRRNGGVVLFEPSKIAIAVTKAFLAVNGGQGAASARVREQVEQLTQSVVRALLRSRPNGGTFHIEDIQDQVELALMRGGEHNVARAYVLYREKRSQARGHEPEATAGAPGLNVVDGGVTRPLDLGALRGIIESACANLGDAVSAEPIVAETVKNLYDGVPMSQVYDSAILAARTMIEKDPAYSQATARILLHTIRREILEEEVTQGEMGERYAEYFPQFIKRGVQAELLDEKLMQFDLKRLGAALDANRDLQFGYLGLQTLYDRYFLHHDGARIELPQAFFMRVAMGLALSEIDREARAIEFYNVLSSFDFMSSTPTLFNAGTRRSQLSSCYLTTVADDLDGIYEALKENALLSKFAGGLGNDWTQVRALGSHIKGTNGKSQGVVPFLKVVNDTAVAVNQGGKRKGAVCAYLETWHLDIEEFLELRKNTGDDRRRTHDMNTSNWIPDLFMKRVMEGGDWTLFSPSTCPDLHDKFGADFEAAYTAYEDKAARGEIKLFKKIPAPQLWRKMLGMLFETGHPWITFKDPCNIRSPQQHVGVVHSSNLCTEITLNTSDTEIAVCNLGSVNLVAHLATQADGTLALDHDKLKRTIRVAMRMLDNVIDINYYAVAKARNSNLKHRPVGMGIMGFQDCLHLLRTPYASQEAVEFADRSMEAVCYYAYYASTELAEERGRYSSYRGSLWDRGILPQDTLKLLADARGGYVEVDSSESMDWSGLRSRIAMHGMRNSNCVAIAPTATISNIIGVSACIEPTFQNLYVKSNLSGEFTVVNDYLVRDLKARGLWDEVMVADLKYFDGTLSRIDRIPADLRAIYATAFEVDPRWLVEAASRRQKWIDQAQSLNIYMGGASGKKLDEVYKLAWLRGLKTTYYLRTMAATHVEKSTVAHGALNAVPSGNDEGSGGAAGGFGAHGGMAGSGGMGGIQAAAEAEGPVCMMRPGDPGFDECEACQ, from the coding sequence ATGCAAACAACCGATAACGCGACGACCCGTTACGAGGGTGCCTCCATGGGCCATGCCACTGGCGTGCAGATGCCAGACGAGTCTTCGGCTTCCCAGGTCACGTTCGCTGATTACAAGGTGATCCGTCGCAATGGCGGTGTGGTGCTGTTCGAGCCGTCGAAAATCGCTATCGCGGTGACCAAGGCCTTTCTCGCAGTCAATGGCGGTCAGGGCGCGGCATCGGCACGTGTGCGCGAACAGGTTGAGCAGTTGACGCAAAGCGTCGTGCGTGCCTTGCTGCGCAGCCGCCCGAATGGCGGCACGTTCCATATTGAAGATATTCAGGATCAGGTTGAACTCGCGTTGATGCGCGGCGGCGAGCATAACGTCGCCCGTGCTTACGTGCTGTACCGCGAAAAACGCAGCCAGGCACGTGGTCATGAGCCGGAGGCAACTGCTGGAGCACCGGGGCTCAATGTCGTGGATGGCGGCGTGACGCGGCCGCTCGATCTGGGCGCGCTGCGCGGCATCATCGAATCCGCTTGTGCGAATCTGGGCGATGCAGTTTCGGCTGAGCCGATCGTCGCTGAGACGGTGAAAAATTTATACGATGGCGTGCCGATGAGTCAGGTTTACGATTCGGCTATTCTCGCGGCGCGCACGATGATCGAAAAAGACCCGGCTTACAGCCAGGCCACGGCCCGTATCCTGTTGCACACCATCCGCCGCGAAATTCTCGAAGAAGAAGTGACCCAAGGTGAAATGGGCGAGCGCTACGCGGAATATTTTCCCCAGTTCATCAAGCGCGGCGTGCAGGCCGAGTTGCTCGACGAAAAGCTGATGCAGTTCGATCTGAAGCGTCTGGGCGCGGCGCTTGACGCGAACCGCGACCTCCAGTTCGGCTACCTCGGCTTGCAAACACTGTATGACCGCTATTTCCTGCATCACGATGGCGCCCGGATCGAGTTGCCGCAGGCGTTCTTCATGCGTGTGGCGATGGGCCTCGCCTTGAGTGAGATCGACCGCGAAGCACGCGCAATCGAGTTTTATAACGTCCTGTCCAGCTTCGATTTCATGAGCTCGACGCCGACGCTGTTCAATGCAGGCACGCGCCGCTCGCAACTGTCGTCGTGCTATCTGACCACCGTGGCCGATGACCTCGACGGTATTTACGAAGCCCTGAAAGAAAACGCCTTGCTGTCGAAATTCGCCGGCGGCTTAGGCAACGACTGGACCCAGGTTCGTGCGCTCGGCTCACATATCAAGGGCACCAACGGCAAGTCACAAGGCGTGGTGCCGTTCCTGAAAGTAGTCAACGACACGGCCGTGGCGGTCAACCAGGGCGGCAAACGCAAGGGCGCGGTGTGCGCGTATCTGGAAACCTGGCATCTTGATATCGAAGAGTTTCTGGAGCTGCGCAAGAACACCGGGGATGACCGTCGCCGCACGCACGACATGAACACGTCGAACTGGATTCCCGACCTTTTCATGAAGCGCGTGATGGAAGGCGGTGACTGGACGCTGTTTTCGCCGTCTACCTGCCCAGACCTGCATGACAAGTTCGGCGCGGATTTCGAAGCCGCTTATACCGCTTACGAAGACAAGGCCGCGCGCGGCGAAATCAAGCTGTTCAAGAAAATTCCTGCGCCGCAACTGTGGCGCAAGATGCTAGGCATGCTGTTCGAAACCGGCCATCCATGGATCACATTTAAAGACCCTTGCAATATCCGCAGCCCGCAGCAGCATGTTGGCGTGGTCCATTCGTCCAATCTTTGCACTGAAATTACGCTGAACACCAGCGACACCGAAATCGCCGTGTGCAACCTCGGTTCGGTCAATCTGGTTGCTCACCTGGCCACCCAGGCCGACGGTACGCTGGCGCTCGATCACGACAAGCTCAAGCGCACCATCCGCGTAGCGATGCGAATGCTCGACAACGTGATCGACATCAATTACTACGCCGTGGCCAAGGCACGTAATTCGAACCTGAAGCATCGTCCGGTGGGCATGGGCATCATGGGCTTCCAGGACTGCCTGCATCTGCTGCGCACGCCCTATGCCTCGCAAGAAGCCGTTGAGTTTGCCGACCGTTCGATGGAAGCGGTGTGCTACTACGCGTACTACGCCTCGACCGAGCTGGCCGAAGAGCGCGGCCGCTATTCGAGCTACCGGGGCTCGCTGTGGGATCGGGGCATCTTGCCGCAAGACACGCTGAAGCTGCTGGCCGATGCGCGGGGCGGTTACGTCGAAGTCGATTCGAGCGAATCGATGGACTGGAGCGGGCTGCGCTCGCGGATTGCCATGCACGGCATGCGTAACTCGAACTGTGTGGCGATTGCCCCCACGGCTACTATTTCCAACATCATCGGCGTGTCGGCCTGTATCGAACCGACGTTCCAGAACCTGTACGTGAAGTCGAACCTGTCGGGCGAATTCACCGTGGTGAACGATTACCTGGTGCGCGACCTGAAGGCGCGTGGCCTGTGGGATGAGGTCATGGTTGCCGACCTGAAGTACTTCGATGGCACGCTGTCACGGATCGACCGTATTCCTGCCGATCTGCGGGCCATTTACGCGACGGCTTTCGAAGTCGATCCGCGCTGGCTGGTCGAGGCGGCTTCGCGCCGGCAGAAGTGGATCGATCAGGCGCAGTCGCTCAATATTTATATGGGCGGCGCATCGGGTAAAAAGCTCGATGAGGTGTACAAGCTCGCATGGTTGCGTGGCCTGAAGACAACCTACTATCTCCGCACGATGGCGGCGACCCATGTGGAGAAATCGACGGTTGCACATGGCGCGCTGAATGCCGTGCCGTCGGGTAACGACGAAGGTTCTGGCGGTGCGGCGGGTGGCTTTGGTGCGCACGGCGGCATGGCAGGAAGCGGTGGCATGGGTGGCATACAGGCGGCGGCTGAAGCGGAGGGGCCGGTGTGCATGATGCGTCCGGGCGATCCCGGTTTCGACGAATGCGAGGCTTGTCAGTAA
- the ampD gene encoding 1,6-anhydro-N-acetylmuramyl-L-alanine amidase AmpD: MSTGFDVAPDGWSAAARRLPSPHADERPDGVAPTLIVIHNISLPPDTFGGDAIAELFQNRLDCSAHPYYDAHLRGVRVSAHFVIHRSGALEQFVSCNQRAWHAGLSSFFGRERCNDFSLGIELEGSDTLPFEPAQYQVLAKLVQALMVRYPVSAIAGHADIAPGRKTDPGPHFEWVRLQRDAALADHYFPYLSAPGPFAAR, from the coding sequence ATGAGCACAGGTTTCGACGTTGCGCCCGATGGCTGGAGCGCGGCGGCGCGCAGACTGCCGTCACCTCATGCCGACGAGCGCCCGGATGGTGTGGCGCCGACACTGATCGTCATTCACAACATCAGTCTGCCGCCGGATACGTTTGGCGGCGATGCGATCGCCGAGCTTTTCCAGAATCGCCTCGATTGCTCCGCCCATCCGTATTACGACGCCCACTTGCGGGGTGTTCGGGTGTCGGCGCATTTTGTGATTCATCGTAGCGGCGCGCTGGAGCAATTCGTTTCGTGCAACCAGCGCGCCTGGCATGCCGGCTTGTCGAGTTTTTTCGGGCGCGAGCGCTGTAACGATTTTTCGCTGGGGATCGAACTCGAAGGCAGCGACACATTGCCTTTCGAGCCAGCGCAGTATCAGGTGCTGGCAAAACTCGTTCAGGCACTCATGGTGCGTTATCCGGTCAGCGCGATCGCGGGCCATGCGGATATCGCGCCCGGCCGCAAAACCGATCCGGGGCCGCATTTCGAATGGGTTCGCCTTCAGCGCGATGCCGCACTCGCAGACCACTACTTCCCCTATCTTTCTGCTCCCGGGCCGTTTGCCGCCCGCTAA
- a CDS encoding cytochrome C assembly family protein, with protein MDIVLYALTALLYGGLALSGWYAHRQDGAQLMPAHVPSLPSRSGSVPDLGVSGRIMLLAALLTHGVLLHVTIFPQNAMVFGFAFALSAMFWLGVGIYWIESFFFPLDGLQLLLLPLACVASLLPLAFGGVRVLPYSAAPLFKLHFLIANVAYGLFAIAALHAILMLLVERRLHAMHGGALQLQGRAAGNGWLSGWLDTLPPLLTLEKLLFRLIGAGFVLLTLTLLSGILFNEQLAGRALVLDHKTVFALLSWLMFGALLTARKVSGWRGRAALRWVLASFVALLLAYVGSRFVFEVLMHHPVI; from the coding sequence ATGGATATTGTACTGTATGCCCTCACGGCGCTTCTGTATGGCGGTCTTGCACTATCGGGCTGGTACGCGCACCGGCAGGACGGTGCGCAACTGATGCCCGCCCATGTGCCGTCCCTCCCAAGCCGCTCCGGCAGCGTGCCGGACCTCGGCGTCTCCGGGCGCATCATGCTGCTGGCAGCGCTGCTCACGCATGGCGTGCTGCTGCATGTCACCATCTTTCCGCAAAACGCCATGGTGTTTGGTTTCGCGTTCGCGTTGTCGGCGATGTTCTGGCTTGGCGTTGGCATTTACTGGATCGAGAGCTTTTTCTTTCCGCTCGATGGCTTGCAGTTGCTGCTTTTGCCGCTTGCGTGCGTGGCATCGCTGTTGCCGCTGGCATTCGGTGGCGTGCGTGTGCTGCCTTATTCGGCCGCGCCGCTTTTCAAGCTGCATTTTTTGATTGCCAATGTTGCTTACGGGCTTTTTGCCATTGCTGCGCTGCATGCTATTTTGATGCTGCTCGTAGAACGCCGGCTACACGCAATGCACGGTGGTGCACTACAACTACAAGGCCGCGCAGCAGGCAATGGCTGGCTTTCGGGCTGGCTCGATACGCTGCCGCCTTTGCTTACACTCGAAAAACTGCTGTTTCGTCTGATTGGCGCGGGCTTCGTGCTACTCACGCTGACGCTGCTTTCGGGCATCCTGTTTAACGAACAACTGGCTGGACGAGCGCTCGTGCTGGATCACAAGACAGTGTTCGCACTGCTCTCGTGGCTGATGTTCGGAGCACTGCTGACCGCGCGCAAGGTGTCGGGCTGGCGCGGCCGTGCGGCCTTGCGCTGGGTGCTGGCGTCGTTTGTCGCGCTTTTGCTCGCGTATGTCGGCAGCCGTTTCGTTTTCGAGGTGCTCATGCACCATCCTGTGATCTGA
- the ffh gene encoding signal recognition particle protein: MLDTLTQRMARVVKTLRGEARLTEANTQEMLREVRLALLDADVALPVVREFVAKVKEKALGEEVLSSLSPGQALVGVVQRELTAIIGGDYEGQAAELNLSVTPPAIILMAGLQGAGKTTTVGKLAKLLREKYKKKVLTVSCDVYRPAAIAQLQTVTAQVGADFFPSEPGQKPVDIACAALDWAKRHYHDVLLVDTAGRHGIDEAMMQEITALHHALNPVETLFVVDAMAGQDAVNTARAFNDALPLTGVVLTKLDGDSRGGAALSVRHVTGKPIKFVGVAEKLDGLEIFYPERMANRILGMGDILALVEEAQRGVDVQAAQKLADKVKKGGDFDLNDFRAQLSQMKNMGGLSTLMDKLPAQFQQAASGADMGQAEKQMRRMEGIINSMTPAERAKPELIKATRKRRIARGAGVQVQEVNRMLNQYDQMRTMMKKLKGGNMQKMMRGMKGMLPGMR, encoded by the coding sequence ATGCTCGATACTCTCACTCAACGGATGGCGCGCGTCGTCAAAACGCTGCGCGGCGAAGCCCGGCTTACCGAAGCCAACACACAGGAAATGCTGCGAGAAGTGCGGCTCGCCCTTCTCGACGCCGATGTCGCGCTGCCCGTGGTGCGCGAATTTGTCGCCAAGGTCAAAGAGAAAGCGCTAGGCGAAGAAGTCCTCAGCAGCCTGTCGCCAGGCCAGGCGCTAGTCGGCGTCGTACAGCGCGAACTGACTGCGATCATTGGCGGCGACTACGAAGGCCAGGCGGCCGAACTCAATCTGTCTGTCACGCCGCCCGCCATTATCCTGATGGCTGGGCTACAGGGCGCGGGCAAAACCACAACGGTTGGCAAGCTCGCCAAACTGCTCCGCGAAAAATATAAAAAGAAAGTCCTCACGGTGTCGTGTGACGTCTACCGGCCCGCCGCCATCGCCCAGTTGCAAACCGTCACCGCTCAAGTCGGCGCGGACTTCTTCCCATCCGAACCCGGACAAAAACCCGTCGATATCGCATGCGCCGCCCTGGACTGGGCGAAGCGTCACTATCACGATGTCTTGCTGGTCGATACCGCTGGCCGCCACGGCATTGACGAAGCGATGATGCAGGAAATTACCGCGCTGCATCACGCGCTCAATCCGGTCGAAACCCTGTTCGTCGTCGATGCCATGGCCGGCCAGGATGCGGTTAATACCGCCCGGGCCTTCAATGATGCATTGCCGCTTACGGGCGTGGTGCTCACCAAGCTCGATGGCGATTCACGTGGCGGTGCCGCGCTGTCGGTACGTCACGTGACAGGCAAGCCGATCAAGTTCGTCGGGGTCGCCGAAAAGCTCGACGGGCTCGAAATCTTCTATCCCGAGCGGATGGCAAACCGTATTCTCGGGATGGGCGACATCCTTGCACTGGTCGAAGAAGCTCAACGCGGCGTGGATGTCCAGGCGGCGCAAAAGCTTGCCGACAAGGTAAAAAAAGGCGGAGACTTCGATCTCAATGATTTCCGCGCACAACTGTCGCAGATGAAAAACATGGGCGGCCTGTCCACCCTGATGGACAAACTCCCCGCACAGTTTCAGCAGGCGGCCTCTGGGGCCGATATGGGGCAGGCAGAAAAACAGATGCGCCGCATGGAAGGCATCATCAATTCAATGACCCCCGCTGAACGCGCCAAACCCGAACTGATCAAGGCGACCCGCAAACGCCGCATTGCCAGGGGCGCGGGCGTGCAGGTGCAAGAGGTCAACCGCATGCTGAACCAGTATGACCAGATGCGCACCATGATGAAAAAACTCAAAGGCGGCAATATGCAAAAAATGATGCGCGGCATGAAAGGCATGCTGCCCGGCATGCGTTAA